One part of the Arabidopsis thaliana chromosome 1 sequence genome encodes these proteins:
- a CDS encoding uncharacterized protein (unknown protein; Has 126 Blast hits to 112 proteins in 36 species: Archae - 0; Bacteria - 6; Metazoa - 14; Fungi - 3; Plants - 14; Viruses - 0; Other Eukaryotes - 89 (source: NCBI BLink).) codes for MDHKDYSRQNAERRLLLSKDEERIRDELEMEIERNLEGEFKDGIYNLALKLRRLYEQRREREELFDVSMRKSKRVLEVNINIKMEGDTKIEITEKKKEVDNEKTKKAENSDKRKKFVAVGEDKTGKEKMKNQTRAHELRWKW; via the exons ATGGACCACAAAGACTATAGCCGacaaaat GCGGAGAGGAGACTCTTATTGTCTAAAGACGAAGAGAGGATCCGCGATGAGCTAGAAATGGAAATCGAAAGAAATTTGGAAGGGGAATTCAAGGACGGGATCTACAATCTCGCACTCAAGCTGCGTCGACTTTATGAACAAAGACGAGAAAGAGAGGAGTTGTTCGATGTTTCAATGAGAAAGAGCAAGAGAGTATTGGAGGTGaacataaatataaagatgGAAGGAGATACCAAGATTGAGAtcacagagaagaagaaggaagtagACAACGAAAAGACGAAAAAGGCAGAGAATTCGgacaagagaaagaagtttGTAGCAGTTGGTGAAGATAAaacaggaaaagaaaagatgaagaatcaaaCGAGGGCTCATGAGCTCAGATGGAAATGGTAA
- a CDS encoding BSD domain-containing protein (BSD domain-containing protein; FUNCTIONS IN: molecular_function unknown; INVOLVED IN: biological_process unknown; LOCATED IN: cellular_component unknown; EXPRESSED IN: 23 plant structures; EXPRESSED DURING: 13 growth stages; CONTAINS InterPro DOMAIN/s: BSD (InterPro:IPR005607); BEST Arabidopsis thaliana protein match is: BSD domain-containing protein (TAIR:AT1G69030.1); Has 35333 Blast hits to 34131 proteins in 2444 species: Archae - 798; Bacteria - 22429; Metazoa - 974; Fungi - 991; Plants - 531; Viruses - 0; Other Eukaryotes - 9610 (source: NCBI BLink).), producing MEDLWKRAKSFAEEAGKKSQTITQSSSATFVNLVTETAKKSKELALEASKKADQFNAADFVAETAKKSKEFAAEASKKADQFKVAALKQADQIQNIKSIADIIGTGTGSGSGSEAELLEFGVTDDLREFAEGLTSATFQAFPDQDQGDEVSDVITNASNVRKDLSDWQERHATLVLTSVKQISKLRYELCPRFMKERRFWRIYFTLVSTHVSP from the exons ATGGAGGATCTATGGAAGAGGGCAAAATCGTTCGCAGAAGAAGCGGGTAAGAAGTCTCAGACGATAACACAATCATCCTCCGCGACCTTCGTCAATCTCGTCACCGAGACTGCTAAGAAATCCAAGGAACTCGCTCTCGAAGCTTCGAAGAAAGCTGATCAATTCAATGCCGCCGATTTCGTTGCTGAAACGGCTAAGAAATCCAAAGAATTCGCTGCTGAAGCTTCAAAGAAGGCGGATCAGTTCAAAGTCGCCGCGCTGAAACAAGCTGATCAGATCCAGAACATCAAATCGATCGCTGATATAATCGGGACCGGGACCGGGTCAGGATCCGGTTCAGAAGCGGAGCTTCTCGAATTCGGTGTAACGGATGATTTGAGAGAGTTCGCTGAAGGCTTGACCTCTGCTACATTCCAAGCTTTTCCTGATCAAG ATCAAGGGGATGAAGTTTCCGATGTGATAACAAATGCTTCGAATGTTCGAAAGGATCTCTCGGATTGGCAAGAGAGACATGCCACTCTGGTTCTAACCTCTGTCAAG CAAATCTCCAAGTTAAGATACGAACTTTGCCCTCGTTTCATGAAAGAAAGGAGGTTCTggaggatttatttcacactAGTGAGCACTCATGTTTCTCCGTAA
- the CAL gene encoding K-box region and MADS-box transcription factor family protein (CAULIFLOWER (CAL); FUNCTIONS IN: DNA binding, sequence-specific DNA binding transcription factor activity; INVOLVED IN: positive regulation of flower development, floral meristem determinacy; LOCATED IN: nucleus; EXPRESSED IN: 12 plant structures; EXPRESSED DURING: 4 anthesis, F mature embryo stage, petal differentiation and expansion stage, E expanded cotyledon stage, D bilateral stage; CONTAINS InterPro DOMAIN/s: Transcription factor, MADS-box (InterPro:IPR002100), Transcription factor, K-box (InterPro:IPR002487); BEST Arabidopsis thaliana protein match is: K-box region and MADS-box transcription factor family protein (TAIR:AT1G69120.1); Has 8035 Blast hits to 8024 proteins in 979 species: Archae - 8; Bacteria - 30; Metazoa - 829; Fungi - 313; Plants - 6634; Viruses - 0; Other Eukaryotes - 221 (source: NCBI BLink).): MGRGRVELKRIENKINRQVTFSKRRTGLLKKAQEISVLCDAEVSLIVFSHKGKLFEYSSESCMEKVLERYERYSYAERQLIAPDSHVNAQTNWSMEYSRLKAKIELLERNQRHYLGEELEPMSLKDLQNLEQQLETALKHIRSRKNQLMNESLNHLQRKEKEIQEENSMLTKQIKERENILRTKQTQCEQLNRSVDDVPQPQPFQHPHLYMIAHQTSPFLNMGGLYQEEDQTAMRRNNLDLTLEPIYNYLGCYAA, translated from the exons ATGGGAAGGGGTAGGGTTGAATTGAAGAGGATAGAGAACAAGATCAATAGACAAGTGACATTCTCGAAAAGAAGAACTGGTCTTTTGAAGAAAGCTCAGGAGATCTCTGTTCTTTGTGATGCCGAGGTTTCCCTTATTGTCTTCTCCCATAAGGGCAAATTGTTCGAGTACTCCTCTGAATCTTG CATGGAGAAGGTACTAGAACGCTACGAGAGGTATTCTTACGCCGAGAGACAGCTGATTGCACCTGACTCTCACGTTAAT GCACAGACGAACTGGTCAATGGAGTATAGCAGGCTTAAGGCCAAGATTGAGCTTTTGGAGAGAAACCAAAG GCATTATCTGGGAGAAGAGTTGGAACCAATGAGCCTCAAGGATCTCCAAAATCTGGAGCAGCAGCTTGAGACTGCTCTTAAGCACATTCGCTCCAGAAAA AATCAACTCATGAATGAGTCCCTCAACCACCTCCAAAGAAAG GAGAAGGAGATACAGGAGGAAAACAGCATGCTTACCAAACAG ATAAAGGAGAGGGAAAACATCCTAAGGACAAAACAAACCCAATGTGAGCAGCTGAACCGCAGCGTCGACGATGTACCACAGCCACAACCATTTCAACACCCCCATCTTTACATGATCGCTCATCAGACTTCTCCTTTCCTAAATATGGG TGGTTTGTaccaagaagaagaccaaACGGCGATGAGGAGGAACAATCTGGATCTGACTCTTGAACCCATTTACAATTACCTTGGCTGTTACGCCGCTTGA